The sequence GTCAAATGTAATCAGCTCGGAAAATGGCAAGAAGACTAGGATGATAAGATAATGTGTTTGTGACCATACTTCACAATGGTCTAGCGAGCAATAACCGCTACGTGTACAAATATAatgctcaatttttttttgattttatgaTAACCGAAACACAACATCACGATCCTTGTGCCACCTCATGAATATCAACATAGCACAACAAAAGCGATTGTGTTGTTTCTCCAAATAATTGCTTTAacttgagacttgtgatgatcaAACTGGTGACCTTAAATATGATACTAACTACCAAACAACCTCTTGCTGCTAATATCAAAATTATAGTTGATGATAAAATCGCGATTCAAATCTTTGAACCGTAAATCTGTCCCATGTACCTGAAGTCCAGCATTTTTAACAAGTTCTCGAACTTCGTGGTTTCTTCCCTCATGAACCTGCAAAGTGAAAGGGACAAAAGTTTACCTTTCATCATGATTTAAGAGCAAAAGCTAAAAACAGACAGCTTATTCAGTGTGTTTGACATGCCAAGATCTTGGTGGACTTAGAGAACTGATCAAACCCAAGCTTCTGTTATTCCTTTGATTGACGCATAGGCAAAGGGAAAAGTGAATAGGCATTTTGCAAGGATGCCAATATATACAGTCTAATACCGCTGTTCTTACTGTTGAGCTACCTCACAATTAACTTTTCACCAATTCGTcgtgaaaaaatatttgaatctcTTAACAAAAATTAGGCAAACTACACGTAccataattcaaaaacaatAAGCATTGTTAATCACTCGAGGGATGCTCGTTCCAGTTATGAAAATATTAAGACGCCAACAGGAGAAATAACGTAAGACAATTGACTGCAAGTATGTAAACAGGAGATCTACAGATATCTACTGGAGCGTACATGTAAAATACAAATACTAAATAGTAAACAATTGAAAATCAAGAGCAAAATTCCTCTTTTGATAATTAACTTATCTTTCAGATATTTTGCCAAGCATGAGTTCTTGGGCAGATTAATTGCATAGCAGCTGAATATAGAAAATGTATCTCACAGAAAATAATGTGTTTTCACCCATGACGCACAAAAGATGAGGAAAAAAGGAGGATTGATTACAAAGCAGCaagatgaagaaatataatATGAAATGGAAGAATACCACAATGCGAAGTCGAGGCCTTTTAATGTCAGGCTGTTGGGGCAGTTGCTCCACCACGTCTGGTGTGCATTGGACACCATCTATGACAGTTCCCTCGCTGATGGCTAATAAATGCTTCTTATGGACCTCACCATCAATAGTTGTAATGTATCTGCAATCAACAAAATTATATGTACAAGCTTCATTCATTTGATAACAAGCCACTGATCTGCCCTGGAGAAATCAAGAGACAAGGTGAAATAAGAAAATTAAAGTAAATCTTACTCCTTGGATAAATTAGATGAAGGGTGTGAAATCTTTTGAGCAAATTCACCTGTAACACCACATAAACCATCACTGCCACATACTTGATTCATCATACCAAAGCCGATAGACAATGTGTAATCCATCAATTATTCATATGAGATTATTCAAATAACTATACCATCATTTGTCACAATAATCAACCCAGTCGTGGCAACATCAAGGCGACCAACTGTAAAGAGTCGTGGCTTTGGAAGCCCAGGATTTCTTTTATTCTGACAAAAAAGAAGAAGACATTCAAAGCCACTAAAAATTGTCCAAAAGAAACAGTTCACGTGACATCAAGTCCCTAAAATATTAACAATTTGAGCAATCTCTCGTACCCAACTATTCATATAATCATCAAATAGAGAAATCACAGACTTTGTCTCCTTCTCTCCTGTCGAACATATGTAACtgcaaataattttatttttgcatcAGTTCACCAGTAAACTTATGAAGCTAAATTCTAGTGTGAGAAGTGAGACATGTAGATGACAAACCCTTTTGGCTTGTTCAAGGCAAGATAAACCTTGGGAGGTAGTTTCTTAGCCAGACGGCTCCCATTCACATATATCACATCTTGACCAGGATCAACTCTAGTCTGCTCACAAGATCAGTATTCAGAATCAAATGCACACCATAGTTTGTCCATACACAATTTGACAACTTAATAACCAGAATCCAGATAATATGAGATGCCAAAATATTTCATTGGATTATTACAAAACGGATTATGGAGCCAAATATATGTAACTTTTTCAGATTCCGCTCACATCGACTTTAGACTGACCTGGGGTGTGTTGCAGACAGAACCATTGACAGTCACCTTCCCTTGAAAAATCAGCTCTTCGCTACTTCTCCTCGATGCAACTACCAAATTTTCATGCCGTAAACGAAGTTAAAAAAACTAGATCATAAGTCTTAACGTCTTTAACAGCATGACATATCACTTCGCACACCTATCATAACCAATAAGAGAAATCCCAAAGGCTGAAAAAATTGTGCAAAATCTAATGAAATTCGGAGGTCTATATGGAATGTTAGGAGCTTCATAACAACAAAGAAACCTTTCTGCTAAAAAATTCATCAGTaatcttttatattttatttgaattatgtaaTTTTCATCGAGTCCGACAGTCCAAAGATTTTTGTCATCTAAGTGCTTTCAATCAATTAGCTCTAAGGGTACAAAATGAACCAAGTATTTTCACAAGCAACAAGACTCAGGCTCGATTGCTGCCAAGCTTGAGCTTAGGCTAACATAACATCATTCAAAAGCTCGAGAGTGGCTCATGAGGTTCTTAATCTTGTTAATgtttttttgtatataaaatatgtATGCCTAATATTTGAACTATTAACAATCAATTAAGTATATCCCCTATCCAATATTTTCCAGCTTTAAAAATCATACAATATCGTTTCATATATAATTCGCAATGCAATTACATCGAAGCTTAAACTTTGAACCATATTCACAACCAATTGAGGACATGAGCGAAGCAACTTACTGTGCAGAAAGCACAATGTATAGCACTGGACGCGACAAAATAAATTTACTCTTACCTCCTGCAGCTGCAAGAACCTTTGCCAGTCTCTGCGGAGGCTCGCGAAACCTCTCATTATAAAACCTGCGAGCCGCCTTAGAATACTTCGGCGGCACAGATGACTGCTTCACTTGGTCACCACTTTTAACATCACCACCACCgacttttttcttcttcttctgggtTTTCGTTTCCGCCATAGCACGAAGATAATGCTCCGGCGGCGTCGTCTGGAGGGCGAGGTTTCCATTCTCGTCTCTGACAATCCATGGGATATATAGCTGTTCTCCGAGCTCTGAAATAAACGATCCCGGTGGGTCCGAGTCAGCCCCGGGAGTTACCGGCAGCTGGGTAATGGGTTTGGGTTTGGGTGGGGCGAAGGTGATGTTGAATTCAGAAGAGAGAGAGGAAGTGACAAGGGTGCAGAAGCGGCGGCGTGGGAAGACGGTGGGTTTGGAAATGCGGAGGGTTGTGAACGCGGCGGCTGCAGCAGCTACCGCCGCCATTAGCGGTTATCTTGGCAACGGACTAACGCTGCAGATAtagtaaaaattaattaaattatatagatatcTAGACGATGATatataataatacatatatatatatatatatatatatatatatatatatattgttgtgaaaagtaaaaatttatggtaaaaactaaaaactctaaaactcaaaatatatatcaaatcaaatacttataaaatcttctgaggtctatttatagatactcaattgagaaatgtccaaaaataaatatggcatccattacataatcaaaaattaaaatatcatcacatcaccatcacaataattttcaatctaattttaatatataatttccaatactcctccttgtgatgatgatcgtgatattacgtgtttgtatactgcctcgttaaaaaccttactaggaaaaacttagtgggataaaaaccatagcaagaaaaaaagagtgcagccacgtaaactccccctcatgttaatacGATCGATTCTTCACATACGCTGTAGATTtcgcatcccaatattatatatatgctttctgaatattgcCGTAGGAagcgcctttgtgaagagatctaatgagttctcacttgattgaatgtaacagatatcaatatctgtattcttctcaagctcttgagtgtatgcaaagaactttgggggatatgttttgttctgtcacttttgatgtatcattcttttatttgagcaatacatgcagcattatcttcatacagcgtCACATGATTCTTgtttactgataatccacaagaagtttggatatgttgtgtcattgattttagccaaacacattcacggcttgcttcatgtagcgcaataatctcggcgtgatttgatgaaattGTTactagtgtttgtttctgtgaacgccaagaaattgttgtgcctccacgagtaaatacatatccggtttgggaacgtggttttatgtggatcagataaatatccagcatcatcataaccaatgatactttgattggtgtcttttgagtacaaaagtctcaaatcAGTCGTttctcgtagataacggaatatatgtttaattccattccagtgcctctttgttggatatgaactgaatcttgctaataaatttacagcaaaagatatatcaggtctagtgcaatttgcaagatacataagggcaccaatggcacttagatatggtactttttgaccaagaataacttcatcatcttcacatggacgaaatggatccttttctatgtttaatgatcttacaaccattggagtacttaatgaatttgatttatccatattaaaacgtttaaggatcttttatgtataatttgcctggtgaacaaaaattccacattttttttgttcaatttgcaaacccaagcaatacttggttttcccaagatccttcatttcgaattcttctttcaagtataacatcttgaatttctttattcgttccaatgatatttaaatcatcaacatatacagcaataattacacatctggatgttgttttcttgatgaaaacacaagggcatattggatcatttacatatcctttttcatcaagtgctcacttagccgattataccacattcggtcAGATTGcctcaacccatataatgatctttgcaattttatagaataaaattctctgggttttgaacttttgtgcttcagacatcttaaatccttcagggattttcatgtatatatcactatcaagtgatccatataagtaagctgtaacaacatccataagacacattttcaaattttcaggcacgaccaaactaatcaaatatcgaaacgtaattgcatccataacaggagaatacgtttcttcataatcaattccagacctttaagaaaaaccttgtgcaacaagtctagctttagatcttgctatttcatttttctcatttcgctttcgaataaaaacccatctgtatccaacaggttttacacctttaggtgtgaggactataggtccaaaacattacgtttatttagcgaatccaattcaacctggatgacatcttttcatttggcccaatcatgacgaattttacattcaccaaaagattttggttcatgatcctcattttcatttatgatgtcacatgtcACATTATAacaaaatatctcatcaatatcttctatatcttttcggttccatattttttcagtattaatataattgatagagatttcacgattcttgtcagtttgtggttctgacagaatattttcatcattaggtgtttcttctggaacaccattttctattttatgatcatcgtgtttctctattccttttctttttcgaggatttttatccttggaaccgactggccttccacgcttcaagcattttatgacatcatgagtgtcttcaatttgttttttttgaatttcaattcgagcaggggcatttacagcatgtatatatgattttgttaccccttttgtgtctgcaaatgcatctggcatttgatttgcaattctttgcaagtgtacaatttgttgtacatttttctcacattgtttggttcttggatccaaatgtaacaatgatggtacataccatgtgattttctTTTcgttgtgtttcttttctccccctaacattgggaagatttcttcattaaaatgacaatcagcacgtgctgtaaacacatcgcctgtctgaggctcaagatatcgaatgattgatgggctatcataaccgatataaataccgatttttctttgaggacccatttttgatcgtagaggtggtgcaataggcacatacaccatacatccaaaaatttttagatgagaaatatttggttctttaccaaatgcaagttgcaatggggagaatttatgatatgcaattggtctgatgcgaattaatgccgcagcatgtaaaatttcatgtccccatatagaaatagggagttttgttctcataatcattggtctagcaatcagttgtagacgtttaatcaatgattcagctaatccattatgtgtatgaacatgagcaacaggatattcaacagtaattcccattgacatacaatagtcattgaaagtttgggaagtaaattctccagcattatcaagtcttattttcttgattgtattatcgggaaattgattccgcaattttattatttgagccattaatcttgcaaatgcctcattccgagttgacaataagcatacatgtgaccatctactggaggcatcgatcaataccataaaatatcgaaatggtccacatggtggatgaattggcccacaaatatcaccctgaatacgttcaagaaatatgagtGATTCTGCTTGGATTTTAgttggtgatggtcttataataagttttccaagagaacatgctttacattgaaacttattattctgaaagatcttctggtctttcaatggatgaccatgtgtattttcaataattcttcgcatcattattgaaccaggatgtcccaatcgatcatgccaattggttaatattgaagaattattaaccaccatatttgattcgattgaccttatatgtgtataatgcaatccagtagggagcattgataatttttcaaccacatatttctttcctgatttatatgtggtaagacacatatatttctgatttccatcagttatcgtctcagtatcatatccatgagaatatatgtcattaaaactcaacaaattttttttcgattgtggtgaatataaaacatcatttatccgaaattttgtaccatttggtaacaaaaattgtgctttaccacaaccttcaatcaagcctacaggacctgatatggtattcaccattgtttttgttggttttatttccatgaaatatttttcttctcgcagaatagtgtgcgttgtaccactatccgatatacaaatttccatgatattattttcatattttctcatagcattttccatatcaaacttcacaaaaatgcaataaagaaaaattaagtacaatacaaatgcaaaatataacatgctttataatacaagaatgcatgaaaaatacaaatttgttacaatctagtcccaccaatcttttaatcaatgtcttcgaaatcattcaaaaaatctgcagcattgaaactagttgaaccaattaaatggtcattattttcaataaaattggtATCTTTTCTtttcccctttgtcgattctttatagagcttacataggtgctcaggggttcgacaaatatgtgaccaatgtcctggagtgccacatctataacaaacactctcagatctttttaagtgattttcattttcactcgtattttcatgctgcctttttggtgggtggttcgtgaagttcttttgagatgagttattgaaataactatctcgattattttcatatccatggccacgaccacgaccgcgataatttttacgttcacgtccacgcccacttcctcgacctcgtccacgaccaaaatattgtctatgcctttgattttggttttcatttttaattacgacatttgcttctagaaatgccgttgaaccagtGGGTCGAGATTGATGATTTtttactaacaattcgttgttcttttccgccacaagaagacatgcgatgagttcagaatatctcaaaaatccacacactctatactgttgttgtagagttatatttgatgcgtggaatgtggaaaatattttttcaagcatttccatctcaataacaacatgcccacaaaatttcaattgcgagactattcgatacatcgcagaattgtaatcactgacttttttaaagtcttggaatctcaacgtattccattcatcacgggcggtcgggagtataacttcccttatatgctcaaatctttctttcagccctttccataaaatcactgggtctttttctgtgagatactcatatttcaatccttcatcaagatgtctacgtaagaaaatcatagactttgtcttttcttgtgaggatgatatattattttatttgatggtatcacttagacccaatgactcaagatgcatctctacatcgagagtccatgacatataattctttccagtgatatcgagcgcaacgaattcaatctttgccaaatttgacatggtggtactagaaaaataacaatgtattttattagttaatttttattagtacgacaatacaaaataatggaataacgaagattacaagtgtgtgtacaaataaaaaaaaagtatgtggtggaaaatcgctggtgagtacaagactcgtgagcatgatgatcatagtcgttatgaaaaatagtcttataaatgccatcatcttcatcttcgaaaaatcgaggagaaattatttagagagaaagagtgaatttggtgtgattgaaaatgagtttgagtgaacatatttatagggcaaaaactagtcgtttgttaccgttgggggtaagaaaaaatcgagttgtgttgaataaaaatttgtgataattatgtgatgcatataatgataatcataattaaatatacgcaataaaatatatatcatatcacgttattataaggtcagtgtcatagacaacctcttatataataacatgaaattatacaaatataattagacaataaaattatataagcagtaatgtataatcatatcacgttattataaggtcggtgtcatagacaacctcttatataataacatgaaattatacaaatataattacacaataaaattatataagcaataatgtataatcatatcacgttattatttaaaaatcttagaggcttttatacttgccgtatcccttactgggagtgtgggatgttgtcttaacatcctcccaggatttataacaagtttttttaaaaaattattattattattattttttatcatgtctgataataacatgatattatatattaaatatatacacaacaaacaaataaacaataaaataaatatacttacttgTTAAATATTCTTGTCTTCTCTTTGTGTTTTGGAGCAtcgaaaattatagagaaccttcgagcgagcGTGCTGAGAACGTGttgtaaaaagtaaaaatttatggtaaaaattaaaaactctaaaactcaatatatatcaaaccaaacacTTATAAAATCTTCTCTCTAAACTTATGTTATTTCTTCACAAATGttgaggtctat comes from Henckelia pumila isolate YLH828 chromosome 4, ASM3356847v2, whole genome shotgun sequence and encodes:
- the LOC140864549 gene encoding putative ribosomal large subunit pseudouridine synthase SVR1, chloroplastic produces the protein MAAVAAAAAAFTTLRISKPTVFPRRRFCTLVTSSLSSEFNITFAPPKPKPITQLPVTPGADSDPPGSFISELGEQLYIPWIVRDENGNLALQTTPPEHYLRAMAETKTQKKKKKVGGGDVKSGDQVKQSSVPPKYSKAARRFYNERFREPPQRLAKVLAAAGVASRRSSEELIFQGKVTVNGSVCNTPQTRVDPGQDVIYVNGSRLAKKLPPKVYLALNKPKGYICSTGEKETKSVISLFDDYMNSWNKRNPGLPKPRLFTVGRLDVATTGLIIVTNDGEFAQKISHPSSNLSKEYITTIDGEVHKKHLLAISEGTVIDGVQCTPDVVEQLPQQPDIKRPRLRIVVHEGRNHEVRELVKNAGLQIHALKRVRIGGFRLPDLTLGNHMELTAANLRALGWKS